One region of Glutamicibacter sp. B1 genomic DNA includes:
- a CDS encoding TetR/AcrR family transcriptional regulator, whose product MARTLAFDSTAVIKKARSLFWAKGFEAASIPELEAATGLSRSSIYNSFGSKRGLFDAAVQSYLNEIVRPRLQPLTTENVDSDALIEYFDGLISIFSQPDALPTSNGCMLINTASSPLSTDSHVSAVVQTYREELESAFSRGIQAFRGDLDSAVQQRLASTVTGLVVAAFALVRIAPEQARTLLEDAKALVISEP is encoded by the coding sequence ATGGCAAGAACATTAGCCTTCGACAGTACCGCCGTCATCAAAAAAGCACGTTCGCTCTTTTGGGCTAAGGGATTTGAGGCCGCTTCCATCCCAGAGCTCGAGGCCGCCACCGGGCTGAGCCGTTCGAGCATCTACAACTCCTTCGGATCAAAACGAGGCCTCTTCGATGCAGCGGTCCAAAGCTACCTCAATGAAATCGTTCGACCTCGGTTACAACCACTAACTACCGAAAATGTCGACAGCGATGCACTCATTGAGTATTTTGACGGACTCATTTCCATCTTCAGCCAACCAGATGCATTACCAACAAGCAATGGATGCATGCTGATCAATACCGCTAGCTCACCCCTATCAACAGATTCACATGTCTCGGCAGTAGTTCAGACATATCGTGAGGAACTCGAATCGGCTTTTAGCCGAGGTATCCAAGCATTTCGCGGGGACCTTGATTCAGCGGTTCAACAGCGTTTGGCGTCAACCGTCACTGGTCTGGTTGTTGCTGCCTTTGCGCTGGTTCGTATTGCACCCGAACAGGCCCGCACCTTACTTGAGGACGCAAAAGCACTCGTTATCAGCGAACCCTAG
- a CDS encoding DUF1304 domain-containing protein — MIITALILAGLAALLHVYIFFMESLWWTTPKVRATFGSTESEAEATKEMAFNQGFYNLFLAIAAFAGIIFHIAGQPVIGTTLIFAGAGSMLLAALVLIISSPSKAGAAIKQGVFPLLAVIALIIGVTL; from the coding sequence ATGATCATCACCGCACTCATCCTGGCCGGATTGGCCGCTTTGCTTCACGTGTACATCTTCTTCATGGAATCCCTCTGGTGGACCACACCGAAGGTTCGCGCAACATTTGGCTCCACCGAGTCTGAAGCTGAAGCCACCAAAGAGATGGCATTCAACCAGGGTTTCTACAACCTCTTCCTCGCCATCGCCGCTTTCGCCGGCATTATCTTCCACATCGCCGGACAGCCAGTGATCGGGACAACCCTGATTTTCGCCGGAGCCGGATCGATGTTGCTCGCAGCCCTAGTGCTGATTATCTCCAGCCCATCTAAGGCAGGTGCCGCCATCAAGCAGGGCGTCTTCCCGCTGCTAGCGGTTATCGCGCTGATCATCGGCGTCACCCTCTAA
- a CDS encoding NADP-dependent oxidoreductase, with protein sequence MSETTSTQIHLASRPTGWPTNDNFTVEHIELAELQAGEVRVRNEFVSVDPYMRGRMNDTRSYVKPFQIGEQIAGGAVGRVIASEDSSLPVGTLVLHQLGWSDLAQGAAANFKQIPDLPGVPSSLRLHILGMTGLTAYVGLKAIAGLKEGETVFISGAAGAVGTAAGQIAKLMGAKRVIGSAGSPEKVELLTSKYGYDAAFNYKDGDVRGQLAAAAPEGIDVFFDNVGGDHLEAALAAFNDGGRAALCGAIASYNTTEPTPGPENMSNLITRGLKLQGFTLASYLNYGEEFSALMGQWFAEGKIAYDETIVDGIENTVQAFVDMMGGANTGKMLVRI encoded by the coding sequence ATGAGTGAAACCACCAGCACCCAGATCCACCTCGCAAGCCGCCCCACCGGTTGGCCAACCAACGATAACTTCACCGTTGAGCATATTGAACTTGCAGAACTGCAGGCAGGGGAAGTGCGGGTACGCAACGAATTCGTTTCGGTTGATCCCTACATGCGCGGACGCATGAACGACACCCGTTCCTACGTCAAGCCATTCCAGATTGGTGAACAGATCGCCGGTGGAGCCGTAGGCCGTGTCATCGCTTCCGAGGACAGCTCGCTTCCAGTAGGAACTCTGGTTCTGCACCAGCTTGGATGGTCGGATCTTGCACAGGGAGCAGCAGCGAACTTCAAGCAGATCCCAGACCTGCCAGGTGTTCCAAGCTCGCTTCGCCTACACATCTTGGGCATGACCGGGCTTACCGCTTATGTTGGTCTGAAAGCTATTGCCGGTCTTAAGGAAGGCGAGACCGTGTTCATCTCCGGTGCAGCCGGTGCCGTAGGTACCGCTGCCGGACAGATCGCAAAGCTCATGGGAGCCAAGCGTGTCATCGGTTCAGCCGGTAGCCCCGAAAAGGTTGAGCTGCTAACCAGCAAGTACGGATATGACGCTGCCTTCAACTACAAGGACGGCGACGTGCGCGGACAGCTGGCAGCAGCTGCCCCAGAAGGTATTGACGTCTTCTTCGACAACGTCGGTGGAGATCACCTCGAAGCAGCACTGGCTGCGTTCAACGACGGCGGCCGTGCAGCTTTGTGTGGTGCCATCGCCAGCTACAACACCACCGAGCCAACCCCAGGCCCAGAAAACATGTCCAACCTGATCACCCGTGGCCTCAAGCTGCAGGGCTTCACCCTGGCCAGCTACTTGAACTACGGAGAAGAATTCTCCGCACTCATGGGACAGTGGTTCGCCGAAGGTAAGATCGCCTACGACGAAACCATCGTTGACGGAATCGAAAACACCGTTCAGGCATTCGTAGACATGATGGGTGGAGCTAACACCGGCAAGATGCTGGTCCGCATCTAG
- a CDS encoding GNAT family N-acetyltransferase, with the protein MADAKELASLHVRCWKETYSQLLPDGFFSAEHQQQRLSMWQRILTDTNPDFRIALACNQEGSLVGFAFAAACSPDMEERPAGIERQLYSLYLLSDHHGSGAGQQLLDAVLGDQPALLWVAEQNPRAIAFYQRNGFVFDGQTVQDPLAPLITDARMVRLAPRA; encoded by the coding sequence TTGGCCGATGCCAAAGAACTTGCGAGCCTGCATGTGCGGTGCTGGAAAGAAACTTACTCGCAGTTGCTACCGGATGGCTTTTTCAGCGCTGAGCATCAACAGCAACGATTGAGCATGTGGCAAAGGATTCTGACAGATACGAATCCTGACTTTCGTATTGCTCTGGCCTGCAACCAGGAGGGCTCCTTAGTCGGTTTCGCCTTTGCCGCGGCCTGTTCGCCGGACATGGAGGAACGTCCTGCGGGAATTGAACGTCAGCTCTATAGTCTCTATCTCCTCAGCGATCATCATGGCTCGGGCGCTGGACAACAATTGTTAGATGCCGTGCTTGGCGATCAGCCTGCTCTGCTCTGGGTAGCGGAACAGAATCCTCGTGCGATCGCTTTTTATCAACGCAATGGTTTCGTTTTTGATGGCCAGACGGTGCAAGATCCTTTGGCGCCGCTGATCACCGATGCTCGCATGGTCCGTCTAGCCCCGCGGGCCTAG
- a CDS encoding excinuclease ABC subunit UvrA yields MNLHPADTHDMIRVRQARENNLKGIDVDIPKRRITAFTGVSGSGKSSLVFGTIAAESQRLINETYTSFVQTFMPSMPRPDVEVLENLSAAIVVDQERMGSNSRSTVGTATDAYSLLRVLYSRYSTPSAGGAGAYSFNLGQGACPVCEGFGTEASIDLDELLDWDKTLNEGAIKAPNFAPGAWLWQTLTAGTQVDLDVKLKDFSKEMLDRLLYAEDGKVKLNGANMSYSGLITRIKNNYILSGREIKQAHIREWIERISTTAPCSVCEGSRLGEKARASKINGLGIADMTAMQVSELTGELSKIQIDDAAPLITNLSAVLSSMVELGLGYLSLDRPAGTLSGGEAQRVKMIRHLGSALSDVTYVFDEPTVGLHPHDIQRMNGLLANLRDKGNTVLVVEHKPEVIRIADHVVDLGPGAGTHGGTLCYSGDVSGLLESDSLTGRHFSTRVPLKSTLRTPTGALEIRGASTHNLKNVDVDIPTGVLCAVTGVAGSGKSTLIHSTISKREDVAVVDQSAIRGSRRSNPATYTGIMDPIRAAFAKANSVKPALFSSNSEGACPNCKGVGFTYTDLVSMAGVALPCEVCEGTRFTAEVLNYTLDGLNISEVLDLSMEQALEQLKVPKAKAMLTRLNQVGLGYLKLGQRLSTLSGGERQRIKLAINLGKGSGTYVLDEPTTGLHMADVQNLLGLLDEMVDEGNTVIVIEHHLAVVAHADWVIDLGPGAGHDGGQVIFEGTPEALCASGTLTGTHLKEYVGDSN; encoded by the coding sequence ATGAACCTGCATCCTGCTGACACCCATGACATGATTCGAGTCCGTCAAGCGAGGGAAAACAACCTCAAAGGCATTGACGTTGATATTCCCAAACGTCGCATCACCGCCTTTACCGGTGTCTCAGGATCCGGGAAGTCTTCATTGGTCTTCGGAACCATCGCAGCTGAGTCCCAGCGTCTGATCAACGAAACCTATACTTCGTTCGTCCAAACGTTCATGCCTTCGATGCCGCGTCCAGATGTGGAAGTCCTAGAAAACTTGTCTGCTGCAATTGTGGTGGACCAAGAACGCATGGGCTCCAACTCTCGCTCTACGGTAGGCACGGCAACCGACGCCTATTCACTGCTTCGTGTGCTGTACTCACGGTATTCCACTCCTAGCGCCGGTGGCGCCGGCGCCTACTCATTCAACTTGGGACAGGGAGCCTGCCCGGTGTGTGAAGGTTTTGGAACTGAGGCCAGCATTGACCTAGACGAGCTCCTCGATTGGGACAAGACCCTCAATGAAGGTGCCATCAAAGCACCCAATTTTGCTCCCGGCGCTTGGCTCTGGCAAACCCTGACTGCAGGCACCCAGGTTGACCTTGATGTAAAGCTCAAAGACTTCTCCAAAGAAATGCTGGATCGGTTGCTTTATGCAGAAGATGGGAAGGTCAAGCTCAACGGTGCGAATATGAGCTATTCCGGGCTGATCACTCGTATCAAGAACAACTACATTCTCTCTGGGCGGGAAATCAAACAGGCCCACATCCGTGAGTGGATTGAGCGTATTTCCACCACGGCACCATGTAGCGTCTGCGAAGGCTCTCGACTTGGTGAGAAGGCTCGCGCTTCAAAGATTAATGGCTTAGGCATTGCTGATATGACTGCCATGCAAGTTTCGGAACTCACCGGTGAACTTTCAAAAATCCAGATCGATGATGCGGCACCACTGATAACGAATCTGAGTGCAGTGCTTTCATCCATGGTTGAACTGGGTCTGGGCTATCTATCGCTGGACCGTCCAGCAGGGACGCTGTCTGGTGGCGAGGCCCAACGCGTAAAGATGATCCGCCATCTAGGCAGTGCGCTATCGGATGTTACCTACGTCTTTGATGAACCCACCGTGGGATTGCATCCGCACGACATTCAGCGCATGAACGGACTGCTGGCCAACTTGCGGGACAAGGGAAATACCGTTCTTGTTGTGGAGCATAAGCCTGAAGTTATTAGAATCGCGGATCACGTCGTCGATCTTGGCCCGGGAGCCGGCACGCACGGAGGAACCTTATGTTACAGCGGCGATGTGTCGGGGCTGTTAGAAAGTGATTCACTTACTGGCAGGCATTTCTCCACACGAGTACCGCTCAAGTCGACGCTTCGTACCCCCACGGGCGCTTTAGAAATTCGTGGCGCGTCAACGCATAACTTGAAGAATGTCGATGTTGATATTCCTACCGGCGTGCTTTGTGCCGTGACCGGTGTTGCCGGCTCAGGAAAGTCGACGCTCATCCACTCCACGATTTCCAAGCGTGAGGATGTGGCAGTCGTAGATCAAAGTGCCATTCGTGGTTCGCGACGTTCCAACCCGGCGACCTATACCGGGATCATGGATCCCATTCGTGCAGCGTTCGCCAAGGCTAACTCGGTCAAGCCTGCCTTGTTCAGCTCAAATTCTGAAGGCGCCTGCCCGAACTGTAAAGGCGTTGGGTTCACCTATACCGACCTGGTATCTATGGCCGGAGTGGCCTTGCCTTGTGAAGTCTGTGAAGGGACGCGTTTTACCGCGGAAGTCTTGAACTACACCCTGGATGGTCTGAACATCAGTGAAGTGCTGGATCTAAGCATGGAACAGGCGCTAGAACAGCTGAAGGTTCCGAAGGCTAAAGCCATGTTGACCCGACTGAATCAAGTGGGTCTGGGCTACCTTAAACTTGGTCAGCGGCTCAGCACCCTCTCTGGTGGCGAGCGTCAGCGCATCAAGCTAGCCATTAACCTGGGCAAAGGATCTGGAACCTATGTGCTTGATGAACCCACCACCGGCCTTCACATGGCCGATGTTCAAAACCTCTTGGGGCTGCTTGATGAAATGGTTGATGAAGGAAACACCGTCATCGTTATCGAGCATCATCTAGCGGTAGTGGCTCATGCCGATTGGGTCATCGACCTGGGGCCAGGCGCAGGTCATGATGGCGGGCAGGTCATCTTTGAAGGTACTCCCGAGGCTCTTTGCGCATCTGGGACACTGACCGGAACTCACCTCAAAGAGTATGTCGGTGACAGCAATTGA
- a CDS encoding dicarboxylate/amino acid:cation symporter, translated as MKLLKSIPLLGWVLLAIILGVLLGPVMPVWLGSLFLTYNSIFSGFLNFVVPLIIFGLVAPAIAELGKGAGKWLGITAGIAYASTLAAGLLAYFVSRWLFTQSLSGGGLEAIGEGEGSGFEAYVSLVSSAGDSATEIVLPPALDVMTALVLAFILGLGMTAFKSKVLFRGVVEFRTIIEMVIRRIVVPALPLFIFGIFLDLSASGNAITVVTKFLLVAVVSFALTLVVLLAQYSIAGAMNKRNPLKALWGMRDAYFTALGTSSSAATIPVTLASAKKNGVSDAVAGFVVPLCATIHLSGSMVKITCFSIAVLLLTGGDVSFGSYLPFILMLGVMMIAAPGVPGGAIAAAAGLLGQMLGFGDVEVGLMFAAYIALDSFGTATNVTGDGAVAMIMQKLTNGKLGVQPQSDDDEVVEMADGSQNTAHQLGE; from the coding sequence ATGAAGCTGCTGAAATCTATCCCATTACTAGGCTGGGTGCTGCTCGCCATCATCTTAGGCGTTCTGTTAGGCCCGGTGATGCCGGTTTGGTTAGGAAGCCTGTTCCTGACTTATAACTCGATTTTCTCTGGCTTCCTGAACTTTGTTGTCCCGCTGATTATTTTCGGCTTGGTCGCCCCAGCTATCGCAGAACTCGGTAAGGGCGCAGGAAAGTGGTTGGGTATTACCGCCGGTATTGCCTATGCCTCAACTTTGGCTGCTGGCCTACTCGCATACTTTGTGAGCCGTTGGTTGTTTACCCAGTCGCTGTCAGGTGGTGGGTTAGAAGCCATCGGTGAGGGCGAAGGTTCTGGTTTTGAAGCTTATGTGTCACTGGTTAGTAGTGCAGGGGACTCGGCAACCGAGATCGTCTTGCCGCCAGCCTTGGACGTAATGACTGCTTTGGTCTTGGCGTTCATTCTTGGTTTGGGTATGACTGCTTTCAAGTCCAAGGTACTTTTCCGTGGTGTGGTTGAATTCCGCACCATCATCGAGATGGTCATCCGTCGCATTGTCGTCCCAGCTCTGCCACTGTTCATTTTCGGTATCTTCTTAGATCTCTCGGCCAGCGGCAACGCGATTACCGTGGTCACGAAGTTCCTCTTGGTTGCTGTTGTCTCCTTTGCACTGACCTTGGTTGTTCTGCTCGCCCAGTACTCAATTGCTGGTGCGATGAACAAACGCAATCCACTGAAGGCATTGTGGGGCATGCGCGATGCCTACTTCACCGCTTTGGGAACTTCTTCTTCGGCAGCGACCATCCCGGTTACGCTCGCTTCGGCTAAGAAGAACGGCGTCTCCGATGCCGTGGCAGGATTTGTTGTTCCACTGTGCGCAACCATTCACCTCTCGGGTTCCATGGTGAAGATTACCTGCTTCTCCATCGCTGTACTCCTGCTGACTGGTGGAGACGTGAGCTTTGGATCCTATCTACCATTCATCCTGATGCTCGGTGTCATGATGATCGCTGCCCCTGGTGTTCCTGGTGGCGCAATTGCTGCGGCAGCTGGTCTGTTGGGTCAGATGTTGGGCTTCGGCGATGTGGAAGTTGGCCTGATGTTCGCCGCCTACATCGCCTTGGATAGCTTCGGAACAGCAACAAACGTGACCGGCGACGGCGCCGTGGCGATGATCATGCAGAAGCTGACCAACGGCAAGCTCGGGGTACAACCTCAAAGCGATGACGATGAGGTCGTTGAAATGGCTGATGGTAGCCAGAACACTGCTCATCAGCTAGGCGAGTAG
- the epsC gene encoding serine O-acetyltransferase EpsC: protein MSFFSRLREDLATARQHDPAARSDTENFFVYSGLHAIWMHRLAHKMWQNPSLKWPARLLSQATRALTGIEIHPGATIGRRFFIDHGMGIVIGETAEIGEDVMLYHGVTLGGRSLAKVKRHPTIGDRVVIGAGAKVLGPIVIGADSAVGANAVVVKDAPEGSIITGIPAQNRPRRPEERKPAVDPAEYIDPAMWI from the coding sequence ATGAGTTTTTTCTCCCGGCTGCGTGAAGACCTAGCCACAGCTCGACAGCACGATCCTGCAGCACGTAGTGATACCGAGAACTTTTTCGTGTATTCGGGATTGCACGCCATTTGGATGCACCGGTTGGCTCACAAGATGTGGCAGAACCCATCACTTAAATGGCCAGCACGTCTGCTGTCTCAAGCTACCCGCGCCCTGACTGGAATTGAGATCCACCCCGGTGCCACGATTGGTCGTCGTTTTTTCATTGACCACGGCATGGGCATCGTCATCGGTGAAACCGCTGAAATTGGCGAGGATGTCATGCTCTACCACGGTGTGACCCTTGGTGGACGTTCTTTGGCTAAGGTCAAACGTCACCCGACCATTGGCGACCGTGTGGTCATTGGTGCTGGCGCCAAGGTTTTGGGCCCCATCGTCATTGGAGCTGATTCAGCTGTTGGTGCCAACGCTGTTGTCGTCAAAGACGCACCTGAAGGATCCATTATTACTGGCATCCCGGCGCAGAACCGCCCACGCAGGCCCGAGGAACGCAAACCTGCAGTGGATCCAGCTGAGTACATCGATCCAGCCATGTGGATCTAG
- the cysK gene encoding cysteine synthase A, with the protein MGKIYNNVTEVIGRTPLVKLNRLDEGLAGNIAVKLEFYNPANSVKDRIGVAIVDAAEKSGALKPGGTIVEGTSGNTGIALAMVGAARGYKVILTMPETMSTERRVMLRAFGAEIVLTPGADGMRGAVEKAKEIVATSENAVWAQQFANTANPQIHADTTGPEIWDDTEGNVDILVAGIGTGGTITGAGRFLKEKNPNLKIVAVEPKDSPILNGGKPGPHKIQGLGANFIPEVLDTELYDEVLDASIEDSVSTARALGVKEGILGGISAGAAVWGALQIAAREENAGKQIVAIIPDFGERYISTLLFDDIRG; encoded by the coding sequence ATGGGCAAGATTTACAACAACGTCACCGAAGTTATCGGCCGCACCCCGCTGGTAAAGCTGAACCGACTTGATGAAGGACTGGCCGGCAACATCGCCGTAAAGCTGGAATTCTACAACCCAGCCAACTCCGTCAAGGACCGTATCGGTGTCGCAATTGTTGATGCCGCTGAGAAGTCCGGCGCATTGAAGCCAGGTGGCACCATTGTCGAGGGTACTTCCGGCAACACCGGTATCGCCCTGGCCATGGTTGGCGCTGCCCGCGGCTACAAGGTCATCTTGACCATGCCTGAGACCATGTCCACCGAGCGTCGTGTGATGCTGCGTGCTTTCGGCGCAGAGATCGTTTTGACCCCAGGTGCCGACGGCATGCGTGGTGCTGTGGAGAAGGCCAAGGAAATCGTGGCTACTTCGGAGAACGCTGTCTGGGCTCAGCAGTTCGCCAACACTGCCAACCCACAGATCCACGCTGACACCACCGGCCCAGAAATCTGGGACGACACCGAAGGCAACGTTGACATCCTCGTAGCAGGTATTGGTACCGGTGGCACCATCACCGGTGCCGGTCGTTTCTTGAAGGAAAAGAACCCTAATCTGAAGATTGTTGCCGTTGAGCCAAAGGATTCCCCAATCCTTAACGGTGGTAAGCCAGGCCCACACAAGATCCAGGGCTTGGGCGCAAACTTCATCCCAGAGGTCCTCGATACCGAACTCTATGACGAAGTTCTCGATGCCAGCATCGAAGACTCGGTCTCCACCGCCCGCGCATTGGGCGTCAAGGAAGGCATCCTCGGCGGTATTTCCGCTGGTGCAGCTGTGTGGGGCGCATTGCAGATCGCTGCTCGTGAAGAGAACGCTGGCAAGCAGATTGTTGCCATCATCCCTGACTTCGGTGAGCGTTACATCTCCACCCTGCTCTTTGACGACATCCGCGGCTAA
- the msrA gene encoding peptide-methionine (S)-S-oxide reductase MsrA, whose amino-acid sequence MTTFVLAGGCFWCLDAVYQRTRGVHAVISGYIGGHTSNPDYRQVCSGTTGHAEAVAVIFDRQIIPAEVILDMFFTVHDPTTLNRQGYDVGTQYRSAMFPLDDQQRAEFTTAMNKFAPLYPNPIVTTIEESKDFYPAEQIHQDYYSANQDVGYCRVIIDPKLAKVRKYYAQWLNEA is encoded by the coding sequence CTGACAACTTTCGTCTTGGCCGGAGGTTGCTTCTGGTGTTTAGATGCGGTTTATCAGCGCACTCGTGGCGTTCACGCTGTGATTTCTGGGTACATCGGTGGACACACCAGCAATCCGGATTATCGACAAGTGTGTTCCGGAACCACCGGACACGCTGAGGCGGTCGCCGTCATTTTTGATCGGCAGATCATCCCGGCTGAAGTCATCTTGGATATGTTCTTCACCGTTCATGACCCCACCACACTTAATCGTCAGGGCTACGACGTGGGAACCCAATATCGCTCAGCGATGTTCCCACTCGATGATCAGCAACGCGCAGAATTCACCACGGCAATGAACAAATTTGCGCCACTTTACCCTAATCCGATCGTCACCACCATAGAAGAGTCAAAAGATTTCTATCCTGCAGAGCAAATACATCAGGATTATTACTCTGCGAACCAAGATGTCGGATATTGTCGCGTGATTATTGATCCAAAACTCGCAAAGGTCAGGAAATATTACGCTCAATGGCTAAATGAAGCGTAG
- a CDS encoding Nif3-like dinuclear metal center hexameric protein, producing the protein MQSKANNSQEPGKKNPTPDAAALKPVTDDEAKQPEETKSSTATTLGNVLEAVEELWPQSLAENWDAVGLVTGRTSQQVSKVVMAVDPTLEVIEDAIERGADLLITHHPLLLRGVTQVAGTSFKGEAIHRLIETGTALLTAHTNADSAIGGVNDALADAFGLKECVPLVESKDGLPEEGLGRVGFLEKPMKLEDFAERVYTVLPAVAGGVRVAGDRSGIIRKVALCGGAGDSLFDAVRSHQADVYVTADLRHHPASEAREAANGGFPYLIDVSHFASEWVWLSAGARALANVLNDLGHAVEIEISQINSDPWDFVLTP; encoded by the coding sequence ATGCAGAGCAAGGCAAATAACTCGCAAGAACCGGGGAAGAAGAATCCGACCCCGGACGCTGCTGCGCTGAAGCCCGTCACCGATGATGAAGCAAAGCAGCCTGAGGAAACAAAATCCTCAACGGCAACAACCCTAGGCAACGTCCTTGAAGCAGTAGAAGAGCTTTGGCCACAATCCCTGGCCGAGAACTGGGACGCTGTGGGGCTAGTGACCGGACGAACCAGCCAGCAGGTTTCTAAAGTCGTTATGGCCGTGGATCCAACGCTGGAGGTGATTGAAGATGCGATCGAGCGTGGGGCCGATCTGCTAATCACTCACCACCCGTTGCTTCTACGCGGCGTGACTCAGGTGGCTGGCACCAGCTTCAAGGGCGAAGCAATCCATCGCCTCATTGAAACTGGAACTGCACTGCTGACCGCACACACCAACGCCGACAGTGCCATCGGGGGAGTCAACGACGCCCTGGCCGATGCCTTCGGTCTCAAAGAATGTGTTCCCTTGGTGGAGTCCAAGGATGGTCTGCCCGAAGAAGGGTTAGGCCGTGTGGGCTTCTTGGAAAAACCGATGAAGCTCGAAGACTTCGCGGAACGTGTATATACCGTTCTACCTGCCGTCGCCGGTGGTGTTCGTGTGGCTGGTGACCGGAGCGGGATTATTCGAAAAGTAGCCTTGTGCGGGGGAGCAGGTGACTCACTGTTCGATGCAGTTCGCTCGCATCAAGCGGATGTGTACGTCACCGCTGATTTGCGCCATCACCCGGCCAGTGAAGCGCGTGAAGCTGCCAACGGCGGATTCCCTTATCTCATTGACGTATCGCACTTTGCCTCAGAATGGGTTTGGCTATCGGCCGGCGCTCGAGCGCTAGCTAACGTCTTGAACGATTTGGGTCATGCGGTGGAGATAGAAATCTCGCAGATTAATAGTGATCCTTGGGACTTTGTTCTCACCCCATAG
- a CDS encoding VOC family protein, whose amino-acid sequence MLHHLEIWVDDLAASTASLGWLLCRIGYQIQSQWANGISYEFGDHYIVLESGPDLLHQRHERRSPGLNHVAFRLPNAEDVEAVVAESIQHGFTLMFADKHPYAGGPDHYAAYLEDDAGFEIELVAVDSSTPHEKQQGRVSGKLLPETHPTASSGN is encoded by the coding sequence ATGCTGCATCATCTAGAAATCTGGGTTGATGACTTAGCAGCCAGCACAGCGTCGCTTGGCTGGCTGCTGTGTCGTATTGGCTACCAAATTCAGTCGCAGTGGGCCAACGGGATCAGCTATGAATTTGGTGATCACTACATCGTTCTTGAATCTGGTCCTGACCTTCTGCACCAACGCCACGAACGACGCTCACCAGGGCTGAACCATGTTGCCTTCAGGTTGCCTAATGCCGAGGACGTTGAAGCTGTTGTCGCGGAATCGATACAGCATGGATTTACTTTGATGTTTGCTGATAAACATCCGTATGCCGGTGGACCGGATCATTACGCAGCGTACCTTGAAGACGACGCTGGATTCGAAATTGAATTAGTCGCTGTTGATTCTTCAACACCGCATGAGAAGCAACAAGGGCGAGTTTCAGGAAAACTGTTGCCTGAAACCCACCCCACTGCATCGTCCGGAAACTAA
- a CDS encoding sialidase family protein: protein MRSHVRHEHRKILVTALALSLTIPSLSITPAMAASSVEEADPTTPPGTYTEINLGSDRTDQNFFYRIPALAHLGNGVVLAAWDARPSNANDAPNPNSIVQRISTDNGATWGPMTTIAAGFAGDSSTGKYGYSDPVMFSTRTLEKSSPSSFTPKIRASPEAPGAMTTATDRCSAQPWSSPPTMAQHGAHLV, encoded by the coding sequence ATGCGAAGTCACGTTCGGCACGAGCATCGAAAAATTCTGGTCACGGCCCTAGCGCTCAGTCTGACCATCCCATCATTGAGCATCACCCCAGCCATGGCGGCCTCGTCCGTCGAAGAAGCCGACCCAACAACCCCTCCGGGAACGTACACCGAGATCAATCTCGGTTCCGACCGCACTGACCAGAATTTCTTTTACAGAATCCCCGCGCTGGCACACCTTGGAAATGGTGTAGTGCTCGCCGCTTGGGATGCCAGGCCTTCAAATGCCAACGATGCGCCAAATCCCAACAGCATTGTGCAAAGAATAAGCACCGACAATGGTGCGACATGGGGACCGATGACCACCATCGCCGCCGGATTTGCAGGTGACAGCTCGACAGGCAAATACGGATACTCTGACCCAGTTATGTTTTCGACAAGAACACTGGAAAAGTCTTCGCCTTCTTCGTTTACTCCAAAGATCAGGGCTTCGCCGGAAGCACCTGGGGCCATGACGACAGCAACCGACAGGTGCTCAGCGCAGCCGTGGTCGAGTCCACCGACAATGGCACAACATGGAGCGCACCTCGTCTGA